Proteins encoded together in one Bacteroides ovatus window:
- a CDS encoding SusC/RagA family TonB-linked outer membrane protein yields the protein MKNKWLLCILLMLFLPFGLFAQVAPPLEKQKTETQEAPENNNEVTTNSDTNTDGDAGKTIKGVINDEQGETIIGASVIIKGEDTGTTSDMDGRFTLEAPEGAILVISYIGYHTQEVKVRKRSLLRVVLKEDNQLLDEVVVVGYGTVKKSDLTGAVSGVSNRQYKNQPVQRVENILQGRTPGVEVTATSGMPGASMKVRVRGTTSINKSSDPLYVIDGIISSSGLDGINPSDIQSMEILKDASSTAIYGSRGSNGVILITTKQGSEGKAQVTFDASVGLSTVRKQYDLLNAYEYATALNDIRGSSTISAEDLEAYKNGTKGINWTDLLTRTGITQDYRLAISGGNEKVKYLISGNVLDQEAITIMSDYKRYGIRANIDSEVKPWLTISAKLNASSLHKHNEGGANWLHVTNFSPTMELKDPETGVYNTDPYNMIGSSPYGEMIVNNSDSYSYNLNANLTLLFKIMKGLTLSVQGGYDYDNSPSYSFRSKLDSPGAINSASNTNALHNYWQNTNNLTWQKQFGDHSFTAMGVWEISRSWDSQLKGTGSNLNNESVGYWNLGNAAIRDASNSYTEFSLASGIVRANYDYKKRYFITAALRADGSSKFQGDNKWGYFPSAAVAWDIAQESFMSNQHVLDQLKLRASFGVTGNQDIAAYSTLGMLSGASYGWGTSTSSTGYWGYQFATPGITWEKTYQYDLGLDMSIGGFNITVDWFKKQTKDLLFQKQVPKYNGGGTYWVNQGKLNNTGVELSLTTFPVKEAVTWETSLNASYVKNEVADLAGDDFVLTANYSDLGGPMQIMKPGYPMGSFYVYQWKGFDDKGANLYQKADGSLTTNPTSDDLVVKGQASPKWTVGWNNTVTWKNWTLNVFFNAATGYDRLNISRFMAASMTGVSRFVTLRDAYFKGWDHVANKADALYPSLTNTDNKSYANSDFWLEDASFIKLKNISLSYRIPRRVLKFASVQLSVSAQDLFTITRYKGMDPEVYTSYDGLDYGAYPIPRTITFGAKFRF from the coding sequence ATGAAAAACAAATGGCTATTATGCATTCTTTTAATGCTGTTTCTGCCTTTCGGATTATTTGCGCAGGTGGCTCCTCCTCTTGAAAAACAGAAGACAGAAACACAGGAAGCCCCGGAAAATAACAATGAAGTTACGACAAACAGCGATACTAATACCGACGGGGATGCTGGAAAGACAATCAAAGGAGTGATTAACGACGAACAGGGAGAGACAATCATTGGTGCTTCCGTCATTATCAAAGGTGAAGATACCGGAACTACCAGTGATATGGATGGTAGGTTTACTCTCGAAGCTCCGGAAGGAGCGATTTTAGTGATCTCTTATATCGGCTATCATACGCAGGAAGTGAAAGTCAGAAAGAGATCTCTTCTTCGTGTTGTGTTGAAAGAAGACAATCAGTTATTGGATGAAGTGGTAGTGGTAGGATACGGAACCGTCAAAAAGAGTGACCTTACGGGTGCTGTGTCCGGTGTATCCAACAGACAATACAAAAATCAACCTGTACAACGGGTTGAAAATATACTCCAGGGTCGTACTCCCGGTGTAGAAGTCACTGCTACGAGTGGTATGCCCGGAGCAAGTATGAAGGTGCGCGTTCGTGGAACTACCTCTATTAATAAAAGCAGTGATCCTTTATATGTGATTGACGGTATCATCTCTTCCAGTGGCTTGGACGGTATCAACCCTTCTGATATCCAGTCGATGGAAATACTGAAAGACGCTTCCTCCACTGCCATTTACGGTTCCCGTGGTTCGAATGGCGTTATCCTGATAACCACCAAACAGGGTAGTGAGGGAAAAGCACAGGTAACGTTCGATGCATCGGTAGGGCTTTCGACTGTCAGAAAACAGTATGACCTGCTGAACGCTTACGAATATGCAACTGCACTGAATGATATTCGCGGATCGTCTACTATCTCTGCCGAAGACCTTGAGGCTTATAAAAATGGAACGAAAGGAATCAACTGGACTGATCTTCTGACTCGTACAGGTATCACCCAGGATTATCGGCTCGCCATATCCGGAGGAAACGAAAAAGTGAAATACCTTATTTCGGGAAATGTGCTTGATCAGGAAGCCATCACGATCATGTCCGACTATAAACGCTATGGGATTCGGGCAAACATCGACTCGGAAGTGAAACCCTGGTTGACAATCTCTGCAAAATTAAACGCATCCAGTCTTCACAAACACAATGAAGGTGGGGCGAACTGGTTGCATGTCACTAACTTTTCGCCTACCATGGAGCTGAAAGATCCCGAAACCGGCGTGTACAATACAGACCCGTATAATATGATCGGTTCCAGCCCTTACGGTGAAATGATAGTGAACAATAGCGATAGCTATAGCTATAATTTAAACGCCAACCTGACATTGCTGTTTAAGATCATGAAAGGACTGACGCTTTCCGTTCAGGGAGGTTATGACTACGATAATAGTCCTTCTTATTCTTTCCGGTCGAAACTGGATTCACCGGGTGCTATCAATAGCGCAAGCAATACCAACGCATTGCATAACTATTGGCAGAATACTAACAATCTGACCTGGCAAAAGCAATTCGGAGATCATAGCTTCACCGCCATGGGTGTATGGGAAATAAGTCGTTCGTGGGACTCACAACTAAAGGGAACCGGTTCCAATCTGAACAATGAAAGTGTTGGGTACTGGAATCTTGGCAATGCTGCTATCAGAGATGCGAGCAATTCATATACGGAATTTTCTCTGGCTTCCGGCATCGTGCGTGCTAATTACGATTATAAGAAACGATATTTTATTACTGCTGCATTAAGAGCTGACGGTTCTTCTAAATTTCAGGGAGACAACAAATGGGGATATTTCCCTTCCGCAGCTGTGGCTTGGGATATTGCACAAGAATCTTTCATGAGCAACCAGCACGTGCTCGATCAGCTGAAGCTGCGTGCCAGCTTTGGTGTCACCGGAAATCAGGATATTGCTGCTTACAGCACATTAGGTATGTTGTCGGGGGCATCTTACGGCTGGGGAACTTCCACTTCCTCTACGGGATATTGGGGATATCAGTTTGCTACACCCGGCATTACCTGGGAAAAAACTTACCAATATGATTTGGGATTGGATATGAGTATCGGAGGCTTTAATATTACAGTGGACTGGTTCAAGAAACAAACGAAAGATCTGCTTTTTCAGAAACAGGTGCCTAAATATAACGGAGGTGGTACTTATTGGGTGAATCAAGGAAAACTGAACAATACCGGAGTCGAATTATCCCTTACCACTTTCCCTGTAAAGGAGGCTGTGACGTGGGAAACCAGCCTGAATGCTTCTTATGTGAAGAATGAAGTAGCAGATCTCGCAGGCGATGACTTTGTACTCACTGCTAACTATAGCGATTTGGGAGGTCCTATGCAGATTATGAAGCCCGGTTATCCTATGGGATCTTTCTATGTCTATCAATGGAAAGGATTCGATGATAAAGGCGCCAATCTTTATCAGAAAGCAGATGGTAGTCTGACAACGAATCCGACTTCCGATGATTTGGTTGTGAAAGGACAGGCAAGTCCCAAATGGACAGTAGGTTGGAACAATACTGTTACTTGGAAAAACTGGACGCTGAATGTCTTTTTTAATGCTGCCACCGGATATGACCGGTTGAATATCAGCCGTTTTATGGCGGCATCCATGACTGGCGTCTCTCGTTTCGTAACCTTGCGTGATGCCTACTTCAAAGGATGGGATCATGTTGCCAACAAAGCGGACGCTCTTTATCCGAGCCTTACCAATACCGACAACAAGAGTTATGCTAATTCGGATTTCTGGCTTGAAGATGCTTCTTTTATCAAGTTGAAGAATATCAGCCTCTCGTACCGCATTCCTCGCCGTGTACTGAAGTTTGCAAGTGTACAACTGTCCGTCAGTGCACAGGATCTCTTTACAATCACCCGCTACAAAGGAATGGATCCTGAAGTGTACACCAGTTATGACGGACTGGATTACGGTGCTTATCCGATTCCTCGGACAATCACCTTTGGAGCCAAATTCAGATTTTAA